The following coding sequences lie in one Prionailurus viverrinus isolate Anna chromosome X, UM_Priviv_1.0, whole genome shotgun sequence genomic window:
- the LOC125157313 gene encoding LOW QUALITY PROTEIN: GTP-binding protein 10-like (The sequence of the model RefSeq protein was modified relative to this genomic sequence to represent the inferred CDS: inserted 1 base in 1 codon; substituted 1 base at 1 genomic stop codon), with protein MVWCGSVWFRKYGNFIDNLRLFTRGGSGGMGYPRLGGEGGKGGDVWVVAHKKMTLKQLEDKYPQKRFVAGEGANSRVNALKGSRGKDCEIPVPVGISVTDENGKIIEELNKEKDRILVAEGGLGGKLLTNFLPLKGQKQVIHLDLKLIADIGLVGFPNAGKSPLLSQVSHAKPAIADYAFTTLKPELGKIVYNDFRQISVADLPGLIEGAHXNKGMGYXFLKHIERTRQLLFVVDISGFQLSSQTQYRTAFETIILLTKELELYKEELQTKPAFLAVHKMDLPGAQDMFHVLMNQLQNPKDFLHLFKKNMIPERTVEFQHIIPISAITGEGIEELKNHIRKSLDEHANQKNGAYHKKQLLNLQISNTISYNEPPPNNGVTSPR; from the exons ATGGTGTGGTGCGGTAGCGTGTGGTTCAGAAAGTATGGAAACTTCATTGATAACCTAAGACTCTTCACCAGGGGAGGAAGTGGTGGAATGGGTTACCCTCGTTTAGGTGGAGAAGGTGGAAAAGGTGGTGATGTCTGGGTTGTAGCCCAtaagaaaatgactttaaaacaaCTTGAAGACAAATATCCTCAGAAACGGTTTGTGGCTGGAGAAGGAGCAAATAGTCGTGTTAATGCACTGAAAGGCTCCAGAGGAAAAGACTGTGAAATTCCTGTACCTGTGGGTATTTCAGTAACTGATGAAAATGGTAAAATTATAGAAGAACTCAATAAAGAGAAGGACAGAATTTTGGTAGCTGAAGGAGGTCTTGGTGGTAAATTACTTACAAATTTCTTACCATTGAAAGGCCAGAAACAAGTCATTCACCTTGATCTAAAACTTATAGCTGATATAGGCCTAGTAGGATTCCCAAATGCAGGAAAATCCCCTTTGCTAAGTCAGGTTTCTCATGCAAAACCTGCAATCGCAGATTATGCATTTACAACATTAAAGCCTGAACTTGGAAAGATTGTGTATAATGATTTCAGACAGATATCAGTAGCTGATCTTCCTGGTTTAATAGAAGGAGCGC ATAACAAAGGAATGGGCTACTAATTCCTCAAGCATATAGAAAGAACTAGACAACTACTTTTTGTTGTCGATATTTCTGGATTTCAGCTTTCTTCCCAAACTCAATACAGAACTGCCTTTGAAACCATAATACTTCTTACAAAAGAGTTAGAATTGTACAAAGAGGAACTTCAGACAAAACCTGCATTCCTGGCAGTTCATAAAATGGACTTGCCAGGTGCCCAAGATATGTTCCATGTACTGATGAATCAACTCCAGAATCCTAAagattttttgcatttatttaagaaaaacatgatTCCAGAGAGGACTGTGGAGTTCCAACACATCATCCCCATCTCTGCAATTACAGGAGAAGGAATTGAAGAATTAAAGAACCATATAAGAAAATCTCTGGATGAACATGCCAATCAGAAAAATGGTGCATATCATAAGAAACAGTTGCTTAATTTACAGATTTCTAATACAATATCTTATAATGAGCCACCACCAAATAATGGTGTTACTAGTCCCAGATAG